One window from the genome of Rhinolophus ferrumequinum isolate MPI-CBG mRhiFer1 chromosome 22, mRhiFer1_v1.p, whole genome shotgun sequence encodes:
- the RUSC1 gene encoding AP-4 complex accessory subunit RUSC1 isoform X2: protein MLSPQRALLCNLNHIHLQHVSLGLHLSRRPELREGPLSTSPPPGDTGGKERRGPCSGTLVDANSNSPAVPCRCCQDHGPGLETRQDPAQEEEGAASPSDPGCSSSLSSCSDLSPDESPISVYSRDLPGDQDAHPQPSIIPLEQGSPLSSAGPGACSPDSFCCSPDSCSGASSAPGPGLDSNCNALTTGQDLPSPGLEEEDEGEEQDLPTAELPEVDDGKIDAGKTEPSWKINPIWKIDTEKTEAGWKITDNNNSGWKINANTNSSWKTEPGKFDSGWKTNAGISAPGLKTDAGKIDGGWRSDVNEEPVPHRTITSFHELAQKRKRGPGLPLVPQAKKDRSDWLIVFSPDTEQPPTGSLGGSPAPPREVTTFKELRSRSRAPPPPLPPRDPPAGWALVPPRPPPPPVPPRRKKNRPGLQPIAEGQPEEGRAVSPAAGEEAPAAKEPDEPSAQAGLEVRSSWSFAGVPGAQRLWMAEAQSGTGQLQEQKKGLLIAVSASVDKIISHFGAARNLVQKAQLGDSRLSPDVGHLVLTTLCPALHALVADGLKPFKKDLITGQRRSSPWSVVEASVKPGSSTRTLGTLYNQVSRLAPLTSSRSRFHAFILGLLNTKQLELWFSSLQEDAGLLSLLYLPTGFFALARGGCPSLSTELLLLLQPLSVLTFHLDLLFEHHHQLPPGPPPAPAPPGSPPALQQTVQAMLHWGGRLAQSLRGASGATPPGPSAPSSTPTPGGWWEQLTQASRVYASGGSEGFSLPRWGSRRPGTAAEGAQERAQPAEDVAPGRGVWLGRLFGAPGGPTESAGGALKSRRPSSWLPPTVSVLALVKWGAPPETSCSPEELEASEPSTLQTHTAVRTLCDHSAAGPDQLSFRRGEVLRVLATVDEDWLRCGRDGAEGLVPVGYTSLVL from the exons ATGCTGTCCCCTCAGAGGGCTTTGCTCTGCAACCTCAACCACATCCACCTCCAGCATGTATCTCTGGGCCTGCACTTGTCCCGCCGTCCTGAGCTACGCGAAGGGCCCTTGAGCACATCCCCGCCCCCAGGGGACACCGGGGGCAAGGAGAGGCGGGGTCCCTGCAGCGGGACCCTTGTGGACGCCAATTCCAACAGCCCAGCCGTGCCCTGCCGATGCTGCCAGGACCACGGGCCCGGCCTAGAAACCCGGCAGGACCCAGCACAGGAGGAAGAGGGGGCTGCCTCTCCCTCGGACCCGGGCTGCTCGTCCTCTCTCAGCTCCTGCTCAGATCTCAGCCCTGACGAGTCCCCCATCTCAGTCTACTCGCGGGACCTCCCTGGCGACCAAGATGCCCACCCGCAGCCTAGCATCATCCCCCTGGAGCAGGGCTCCCCACTGTCTTCCGCAGGCCCTGGCGCCTGCTCTCCCGACAGCTTCTGCTGTTCTCCTGATTCCTGCTCTGGGGCTTCCTCCGCACCCGGCCCTGGCCTGGACTCCAACTGCAACGCCCTGACGACCGGCCAGGACCTCCCTTCTCCAGGGCTAGAGGAAGAGGATGAGGGTGAGGAGCAGGACCTCCCTACCGCCGAGCTCCCGGAGGTGGATGACGGGAAGATCGACGCTGGGAAAACCGAACCCAGCTGGAAAATCAACCCCATTTGGAAAATTGAcacagagaaaactgaagctggcTGGAAAATCACCGACAACAATAACTCTGGTTGGAAAATCAATGCGAATACTAACTCTAGTTGGAAAACTGAACCTGGAAAATTCGACTCCGGTTGGAAAACCAACGCAGGAATATCTGCTCCTGGCTTGAAAACAGATGCAGGGAAAATTGATGGGGGATGGAGAAGTGACGTCAACGAGGAGCCGGTGCCCCACCGGACAATCACGTCCTTCCACGAGCTGGCCCAGAAGCGCAAGCGGGGCCCGGGGCTGCCCCTCGTGCCACAGGCCAAGAAAGACCGCAGTGACTGGCTCATAGTCTTCTCGCCCGACACCGAGCAGCCCCCCACCGGGTCGCTGGGCGGCTCTCCGGCGCCTCCCCGGGAAGTCACCACCTTCAAGGAACTTCGGTCCCGAAGccgggccccgcccccgccactcCCGCCCCGAGACCCCCCAGCTGGCTGGGCCTTGGTCCcgccccggcccccacccccgcccgtcCCTCCCCGGAGGAAGAAGAACCGACCCGGGCTGCAGCCCATAGCCGAGGGGCAGCCGGAGGAGGGCAGGGCGGTCAGCCCCGCGGCCGGCGAGGAGGCCCCGGCCGCAAAGGAGCCGGACGAGCCCAGCGCGCAGGCCGGTCTGGAGG tcCGTAGTTCCTGGTCTTTCGCCGGTGTCCCCGGGGCCCAGCGACTGTGGATGGCAGAAGCCCAGAGTGGGACTGGCCAGCTGCAGGAGCAGAAGAAAG gTCTTCTGATAGCTGTGAGCGCCTCAGTGGATAAAATCATCTCGCACTTTGGGGCGGCCCGGAACTTGGTTCAAAAG GCCCAGTTGGGGGACAGCCGGCTGAGCCCAGATGTGGGGCACCTGGTGCTGACCACCCTCTGTCCGGCCCTCCACGCCCTGGTGGCTGACGGGCTGAAGCCTTTCAAGAAGGACCTCATCACCGGGCAGCGCAGGAGCAGCCCCTGGAGCGTGGTGGAGGCATCGGTGAAGCCAG GCTCCAGCACCCGGACCCTCGGAACCCTGTATAACCAGGTCAGCCGTCTGGCCCCACTGACCAGCAGCCGGAGCCGCTTCCATGCCTTCATTCTGGGCCTTCTCAA CACTAAGCAGTTGGAGCTGTGGTTTTCCAGCCTCCAGGAAGATGCAG GCCTGCTGTCCCTCCTGTACCTGCCCACCGGATTCTTCGCCCTGGCCCGGGGCGGCTGCCCTTCATTGTCCacagagctgctgctgctgctgcagccatTGTCGGTGCTCACCTTCCACCTGGACCTGCTCTTTGAGCACCACCACCAGCTGCCCCCGGGCCCGCCACCGGCCCCTGCCCCTCCGGGctcacccccagccctgcagcaGACTGTGCAAGCCATGCTGCACTGGGGGGGCCGGCTGGCCCAGAGCCTTCGTGGGGCTTCTGGGGCGACCCCTCCAGGCCCTTCAGCTCCCTCAAGTACCCCCACACCAGGCGGCTGGTGGGAGCAGCTGACCCAGGCCTCCCGGGTCTACGCTTCTGGGGGCTCCGAGGGCTTCTCCCTTCCCCGCTGGGGATCCAGGCGGCCCGGGACTGCGGCTGAGGGCGCTCAGGAGAGAGCGCAGCCCGCGGAGGACGTGGCACCAGGCAGAGGCGTATGGCTGGGGAGACTGTTTGGAGCGCCTGGGGGCCCCACAGAATCGGCAGGTGGAGCTCTGAAGTCCAG GAGACCATCCAGCTGGCTGCCTCCCACAGTGAGTGTGTTGGCTCTGGTGAAGTGGGGGGCACCTCCCGAGACTTCCTGTTCTCCTGAGGAGCTCGAGGCCTCAGAACCCAGCACGCTGCAGACCCACAC
- the RUSC1 gene encoding AP-4 complex accessory subunit RUSC1 isoform X1, with translation MLSPQRALLCNLNHIHLQHVSLGLHLSRRPELREGPLSTSPPPGDTGGKERRGPCSGTLVDANSNSPAVPCRCCQDHGPGLETRQDPAQEEEGAASPSDPGCSSSLSSCSDLSPDESPISVYSRDLPGDQDAHPQPSIIPLEQGSPLSSAGPGACSPDSFCCSPDSCSGASSAPGPGLDSNCNALTTGQDLPSPGLEEEDEGEEQDLPTAELPEVDDGKIDAGKTEPSWKINPIWKIDTEKTEAGWKITDNNNSGWKINANTNSSWKTEPGKFDSGWKTNAGISAPGLKTDAGKIDGGWRSDVNEEPVPHRTITSFHELAQKRKRGPGLPLVPQAKKDRSDWLIVFSPDTEQPPTGSLGGSPAPPREVTTFKELRSRSRAPPPPLPPRDPPAGWALVPPRPPPPPVPPRRKKNRPGLQPIAEGQPEEGRAVSPAAGEEAPAAKEPDEPSAQAGLEARPLLLPRPLVFRFSADGRPLLEGGGTGSAGSLLLAPLAGWPGAGLRLLGAPSPPEKQLLPVRLSPVGAYSPPARGALPCLASPELALLLSPLFPRSSTFPAVAPPSRQVPAPTLPPPPRPPKAPRRTRSPPPPPRLLRSSWSFAGVPGAQRLWMAEAQSGTGQLQEQKKGLLIAVSASVDKIISHFGAARNLVQKAQLGDSRLSPDVGHLVLTTLCPALHALVADGLKPFKKDLITGQRRSSPWSVVEASVKPGSSTRTLGTLYNQVSRLAPLTSSRSRFHAFILGLLNTKQLELWFSSLQEDAGLLSLLYLPTGFFALARGGCPSLSTELLLLLQPLSVLTFHLDLLFEHHHQLPPGPPPAPAPPGSPPALQQTVQAMLHWGGRLAQSLRGASGATPPGPSAPSSTPTPGGWWEQLTQASRVYASGGSEGFSLPRWGSRRPGTAAEGAQERAQPAEDVAPGRGVWLGRLFGAPGGPTESAGGALKSRRPSSWLPPTVSVLALVKWGAPPETSCSPEELEASEPSTLQTHTAVRTLCDHSAAGPDQLSFRRGEVLRVLATVDEDWLRCGRDGAEGLVPVGYTSLVL, from the exons ATGCTGTCCCCTCAGAGGGCTTTGCTCTGCAACCTCAACCACATCCACCTCCAGCATGTATCTCTGGGCCTGCACTTGTCCCGCCGTCCTGAGCTACGCGAAGGGCCCTTGAGCACATCCCCGCCCCCAGGGGACACCGGGGGCAAGGAGAGGCGGGGTCCCTGCAGCGGGACCCTTGTGGACGCCAATTCCAACAGCCCAGCCGTGCCCTGCCGATGCTGCCAGGACCACGGGCCCGGCCTAGAAACCCGGCAGGACCCAGCACAGGAGGAAGAGGGGGCTGCCTCTCCCTCGGACCCGGGCTGCTCGTCCTCTCTCAGCTCCTGCTCAGATCTCAGCCCTGACGAGTCCCCCATCTCAGTCTACTCGCGGGACCTCCCTGGCGACCAAGATGCCCACCCGCAGCCTAGCATCATCCCCCTGGAGCAGGGCTCCCCACTGTCTTCCGCAGGCCCTGGCGCCTGCTCTCCCGACAGCTTCTGCTGTTCTCCTGATTCCTGCTCTGGGGCTTCCTCCGCACCCGGCCCTGGCCTGGACTCCAACTGCAACGCCCTGACGACCGGCCAGGACCTCCCTTCTCCAGGGCTAGAGGAAGAGGATGAGGGTGAGGAGCAGGACCTCCCTACCGCCGAGCTCCCGGAGGTGGATGACGGGAAGATCGACGCTGGGAAAACCGAACCCAGCTGGAAAATCAACCCCATTTGGAAAATTGAcacagagaaaactgaagctggcTGGAAAATCACCGACAACAATAACTCTGGTTGGAAAATCAATGCGAATACTAACTCTAGTTGGAAAACTGAACCTGGAAAATTCGACTCCGGTTGGAAAACCAACGCAGGAATATCTGCTCCTGGCTTGAAAACAGATGCAGGGAAAATTGATGGGGGATGGAGAAGTGACGTCAACGAGGAGCCGGTGCCCCACCGGACAATCACGTCCTTCCACGAGCTGGCCCAGAAGCGCAAGCGGGGCCCGGGGCTGCCCCTCGTGCCACAGGCCAAGAAAGACCGCAGTGACTGGCTCATAGTCTTCTCGCCCGACACCGAGCAGCCCCCCACCGGGTCGCTGGGCGGCTCTCCGGCGCCTCCCCGGGAAGTCACCACCTTCAAGGAACTTCGGTCCCGAAGccgggccccgcccccgccactcCCGCCCCGAGACCCCCCAGCTGGCTGGGCCTTGGTCCcgccccggcccccacccccgcccgtcCCTCCCCGGAGGAAGAAGAACCGACCCGGGCTGCAGCCCATAGCCGAGGGGCAGCCGGAGGAGGGCAGGGCGGTCAGCCCCGCGGCCGGCGAGGAGGCCCCGGCCGCAAAGGAGCCGGACGAGCCCAGCGCGCAGGCCGGTCTGGAGG CCCGTCCCCTCCTGCTCCCTCGGCCCCTGGTTTTCCGGTTCTCGGCCGACGGGCGCCCCCTGTTGGAGGGTGGGGGCACGGGCTCAGCTGGGTCTCTGCTCCTGGCGCCTCTGGCCGGCTGGCCCGGCGCCGGGCTGCGGCTGCTGGGGGCGCCGAGTCCCCCAGAGAAGCAGCTGCTGCCTGTCCGCCTGTCCCCAGTGGGAGCCTATTCGCCTCCGGCTCGGGgggccctgccctgcctggccAGCCCCGAGCTGGCACTGCTGCTGTCCCCGCTGTTTCCCAGAAGTAGCACCTTCCCTGCCGTGGCTCCCCCATCCCGCCAGGTACCTGCCCCCACGCTGCCACCGCCACCTCGTCCGCCGAAGGCCCCTCGCCGGACCAGGAGCCCACCGCCACCGCCCAGGCTAC tcCGTAGTTCCTGGTCTTTCGCCGGTGTCCCCGGGGCCCAGCGACTGTGGATGGCAGAAGCCCAGAGTGGGACTGGCCAGCTGCAGGAGCAGAAGAAAG gTCTTCTGATAGCTGTGAGCGCCTCAGTGGATAAAATCATCTCGCACTTTGGGGCGGCCCGGAACTTGGTTCAAAAG GCCCAGTTGGGGGACAGCCGGCTGAGCCCAGATGTGGGGCACCTGGTGCTGACCACCCTCTGTCCGGCCCTCCACGCCCTGGTGGCTGACGGGCTGAAGCCTTTCAAGAAGGACCTCATCACCGGGCAGCGCAGGAGCAGCCCCTGGAGCGTGGTGGAGGCATCGGTGAAGCCAG GCTCCAGCACCCGGACCCTCGGAACCCTGTATAACCAGGTCAGCCGTCTGGCCCCACTGACCAGCAGCCGGAGCCGCTTCCATGCCTTCATTCTGGGCCTTCTCAA CACTAAGCAGTTGGAGCTGTGGTTTTCCAGCCTCCAGGAAGATGCAG GCCTGCTGTCCCTCCTGTACCTGCCCACCGGATTCTTCGCCCTGGCCCGGGGCGGCTGCCCTTCATTGTCCacagagctgctgctgctgctgcagccatTGTCGGTGCTCACCTTCCACCTGGACCTGCTCTTTGAGCACCACCACCAGCTGCCCCCGGGCCCGCCACCGGCCCCTGCCCCTCCGGGctcacccccagccctgcagcaGACTGTGCAAGCCATGCTGCACTGGGGGGGCCGGCTGGCCCAGAGCCTTCGTGGGGCTTCTGGGGCGACCCCTCCAGGCCCTTCAGCTCCCTCAAGTACCCCCACACCAGGCGGCTGGTGGGAGCAGCTGACCCAGGCCTCCCGGGTCTACGCTTCTGGGGGCTCCGAGGGCTTCTCCCTTCCCCGCTGGGGATCCAGGCGGCCCGGGACTGCGGCTGAGGGCGCTCAGGAGAGAGCGCAGCCCGCGGAGGACGTGGCACCAGGCAGAGGCGTATGGCTGGGGAGACTGTTTGGAGCGCCTGGGGGCCCCACAGAATCGGCAGGTGGAGCTCTGAAGTCCAG GAGACCATCCAGCTGGCTGCCTCCCACAGTGAGTGTGTTGGCTCTGGTGAAGTGGGGGGCACCTCCCGAGACTTCCTGTTCTCCTGAGGAGCTCGAGGCCTCAGAACCCAGCACGCTGCAGACCCACAC